A region of Methanocorpusculum labreanum Z DNA encodes the following proteins:
- a CDS encoding ABC transporter permease — protein sequence MGEITDGFIEAVNLIVTLNPEIMEIAARSLYVSVAATLVAALIAIPLGALIYYYDFRGKRAVINLVQTLYALPTVIVGLLVYLLVSYSGPLGFMNLLYTTNAMIIAQVILVSPLIVGFTIAGLSGLDKEMKYTTMALNARAYRAILTLVREAKFAILSAVVLAFGRAIAEVGAVMMVGGNIRHFTRTLTTAITLNTSMGDFAMSIALGIILLTIALIVNCGVNILQHYHGRVKDE from the coding sequence ATGGGCGAGATTACTGACGGATTTATTGAGGCCGTAAATCTCATCGTCACCTTGAACCCGGAAATAATGGAAATTGCCGCCAGGAGTTTGTATGTGTCCGTCGCGGCAACGCTGGTTGCGGCGCTGATCGCCATCCCGCTTGGCGCTCTCATTTATTATTATGATTTCCGCGGGAAACGTGCCGTGATCAATCTCGTCCAGACCTTATATGCCCTTCCAACTGTGATTGTCGGTTTGCTGGTCTATCTTCTCGTATCCTATTCTGGGCCGTTGGGCTTTATGAATCTCCTCTATACGACCAATGCGATGATCATTGCTCAGGTCATTTTAGTCTCTCCGCTGATCGTCGGGTTCACGATTGCCGGTCTCTCCGGTCTGGATAAGGAGATGAAGTATACGACTATGGCTTTGAACGCCCGTGCCTACCGTGCGATCCTGACACTGGTTCGGGAAGCGAAGTTTGCCATCCTTTCGGCGGTTGTTCTGGCATTCGGCCGTGCCATCGCCGAAGTCGGCGCCGTGATGATGGTCGGTGGAAACATCCGGCACTTTACCCGGACGCTTACAACGGCCATTACGCTCAACACATCCATGGGTGACTTTGCCATGTCCATCGCGCTCGGAATCATTCTTCTTACAATTGCGTTGATCGTCAACTGCGGTGTGAATATTCTCCAGCACTATCACGGGAGGGTCAAAGATGAGTGA
- a CDS encoding Tfx family DNA-binding protein, with protein MPKPLLTDRQKMVIQYRKDGLTQQEIADLLQTTRSNISLIEKSANENIRLAKEALAYVYSQNSTLICTLAAGSELTREAYSIYKSARQLNIKVQYDTGALINRIMLAVPEKLAGTTVKEDINIYLNSTGIIYVY; from the coding sequence GTGCCCAAACCGTTGCTTACCGATCGTCAAAAGATGGTGATTCAATACCGTAAGGATGGTTTGACCCAGCAGGAGATCGCCGATCTTCTTCAGACAACCAGATCGAATATCAGTCTGATCGAAAAGTCGGCAAATGAAAATATCCGGCTGGCAAAAGAAGCTCTGGCGTATGTCTACTCCCAAAATTCCACACTTATATGTACCCTTGCAGCAGGTAGCGAACTGACTCGTGAGGCTTACTCGATCTACAAATCAGCCCGTCAGCTCAATATTAAAGTACAATATGACACAGGAGCTTTGATCAACCGGATCATGCTTGCCGTTCCAGAAAAACTTGCCGGGACCACAGTAAAAGAAGACATCAACATTTATCTCAATTCAACAGGCATCATTTATGTCTACTAA
- the hisD gene encoding histidinol dehydrogenase produces the protein MFWQPLNVESWVSMRRGSLADVKESVEAIIEDVRTNGDAALFALTEKFDKQKLSSLQISPEAIDAAYDEVDPALVQALIEAEARITRFHELQMDKSLWLEETEPGITLGVKTTPLDRVGAYIPGGRAAYPSTVLMTTVAARVAGVPEIVLFTPPPVNPLTLVALDIAGVTEAYSVGGAQAIAALALGTETIRPVQKIVGPGNVFVTQAKMLLRESAEIDFPAGPSEIGVLADESANPAFIAADILAQAEHDPNAACVLVTTSERIALDVGAEIERQIRSAPRREIMEKALAHSGYVIAGDLDEAIDLMNEIAPEHLSIQTADPLTTLGKIRHAGSIFIGPYTPVACGDYASGTNHVLPTAGYAKSYSALDVHHFMKRSQVQMVTKEGLGMIGDVVEILAEAEGLAAHAASVTIRRS, from the coding sequence ATGTTTTGGCAGCCGCTTAATGTTGAGTCGTGGGTTTCGATGCGCCGCGGCTCGCTGGCCGACGTAAAGGAATCAGTCGAGGCGATTATTGAGGATGTCCGTACCAACGGGGATGCCGCTCTTTTTGCCCTGACGGAAAAGTTCGATAAGCAGAAACTCTCTTCCCTTCAGATATCCCCCGAAGCGATCGATGCAGCGTATGATGAGGTCGATCCTGCCCTTGTCCAGGCACTGATCGAGGCCGAGGCCCGCATCACCCGGTTCCACGAACTCCAGATGGATAAATCGCTCTGGCTCGAGGAAACGGAACCGGGCATCACGCTCGGCGTTAAAACGACACCTCTCGACCGTGTCGGGGCTTATATTCCCGGCGGTAGGGCGGCATATCCTTCCACTGTCCTTATGACCACCGTCGCAGCCCGCGTTGCCGGCGTTCCGGAGATAGTTCTTTTCACGCCGCCGCCGGTAAACCCGCTGACCCTAGTCGCTCTCGATATTGCCGGAGTTACGGAAGCCTACTCTGTAGGCGGAGCCCAGGCAATAGCAGCGCTGGCTCTTGGAACCGAAACGATCCGCCCGGTCCAAAAGATCGTAGGACCTGGAAACGTCTTCGTTACACAGGCAAAAATGCTCCTGCGTGAATCTGCGGAGATCGACTTTCCGGCCGGACCAAGCGAGATCGGCGTTCTTGCAGACGAGTCGGCAAACCCTGCATTCATTGCAGCCGATATCCTTGCTCAGGCCGAACACGACCCGAACGCGGCCTGTGTTCTCGTGACCACATCAGAGAGAATCGCACTGGACGTCGGAGCTGAGATCGAACGTCAGATAAGGTCCGCTCCGCGCCGCGAGATCATGGAAAAAGCTCTAGCCCACTCAGGTTACGTGATCGCCGGGGATCTGGATGAAGCGATCGATCTGATGAATGAGATCGCTCCTGAGCATTTGTCGATTCAGACCGCCGACCCACTTACCACACTTGGAAAAATCCGTCATGCAGGTTCGATTTTTATCGGTCCGTACACGCCGGTTGCCTGCGGGGATTATGCATCAGGAACCAACCATGTTCTCCCAACGGCCGGATATGCAAAGAGCTACTCGGCTCTGGACGTTCACCACTTCATGAAACGTTCGCAGGTCCAGATGGTCACAAAAGAAGGCCTGGGCATGATCGGCGATGTTGTGGAGATACTGGCAGAAGCCGAAGGGCTTGCCGCCCATGCCGCGTCGGTAACGATCCGTCGGTCCTGA
- a CDS encoding Coenzyme F420 hydrogenase/dehydrogenase, beta subunit C-terminal domain has translation MSAKGDMFYAWTNVSDIKGECGGAVTSILKYLLESKTVDAVLTVQKGADVFDAEPVVITDPADLVKSAGSLHCGTLLLPKLIKKYLNGAKDMKLAVTCKGCDAKAMYELAKRQQINLDNIVMIGLNCGGSVSPVLARKMITEKYGIDPNDVVKEEIDKGQFIVMTKDGQHKGIKIDDLEEEGLGRRKNCQRCETKIPRQTDIVCGNWGVVGEKAGKATFVEICSDKGAMVFDGAVKAGVLATSAPDEKGLEIRDKIENVMVKMGKKNQAKQFAEIGEGTDRLKYIMAETGRCIKCYGCIENCPICYCVECSTKKPHLVRPGQVPPDFMFQMIRFAHIADSCVNCGQCTDVCPQNIPNSLFMHAQQVELEKMFGHKPGMDMELPVLAFAEEIDERARLHATGSDMIYENVFGEEK, from the coding sequence ATGTCAGCAAAAGGCGATATGTTCTACGCATGGACTAACGTATCCGATATTAAAGGTGAATGCGGCGGAGCAGTAACCTCAATTCTCAAGTACCTCCTTGAGAGCAAGACCGTCGACGCAGTACTCACCGTTCAGAAAGGTGCCGATGTCTTCGACGCAGAACCTGTCGTAATCACCGACCCGGCAGACCTCGTAAAGTCCGCCGGTTCCCTCCACTGCGGAACCCTGTTGTTGCCCAAGCTCATCAAAAAGTACCTCAACGGTGCAAAAGACATGAAACTTGCCGTCACCTGCAAAGGATGCGACGCAAAAGCAATGTACGAGCTTGCAAAACGCCAGCAGATCAACCTCGACAACATCGTCATGATCGGTCTTAACTGCGGAGGATCCGTCTCCCCGGTCCTTGCACGCAAGATGATCACCGAGAAATACGGCATTGACCCCAACGACGTCGTCAAGGAAGAGATCGACAAGGGACAGTTCATCGTTATGACCAAAGACGGTCAGCACAAAGGCATCAAGATCGACGACCTCGAAGAGGAAGGTCTTGGCCGGAGAAAGAACTGCCAGCGCTGCGAAACCAAGATCCCACGCCAGACCGATATCGTCTGCGGTAACTGGGGTGTCGTCGGCGAGAAAGCCGGTAAGGCAACCTTCGTTGAGATCTGCTCCGACAAAGGTGCAATGGTCTTCGACGGCGCTGTGAAAGCAGGCGTCCTCGCAACCTCAGCACCCGACGAGAAAGGCCTCGAGATCCGTGACAAGATCGAAAACGTCATGGTCAAGATGGGTAAGAAGAACCAGGCAAAACAGTTTGCAGAGATCGGCGAAGGTACCGACCGCCTGAAATACATCATGGCAGAGACCGGGCGCTGCATTAAATGCTACGGTTGTATCGAAAACTGCCCGATCTGTTACTGTGTTGAGTGCTCCACCAAGAAGCCACACCTCGTCAGACCAGGTCAGGTTCCGCCGGACTTCATGTTCCAGATGATAAGATTCGCCCACATCGCAGACTCCTGTGTGAACTGCGGTCAGTGTACCGACGTCTGCCCACAGAACATCCCGAACTCACTCTTCATGCACGCCCAGCAGGTCGAGCTTGAAAAGATGTTCGGTCACAAGCCGGGTATGGACATGGAACTCCCAGTCCTCGCATTCGCCGAAGAAATCGACGAGCGCGCCCGTCTGCATGCAACCGGCTCCGACATGATCTACGAGAACGTGTTCGGCGAAGAGAAATAA
- a CDS encoding C-GCAxxG-C-C family protein: MDNAQKAVATFSQGLNCAQSVFSSFSNDLGVDEKTAKKIAGSFGSGMRYGEVCGAVTGALMVIGLKYGPSTGEDLEAKANTNEKTVEFLDAFKAEHGSILCRDLLGYDILKENELAIIKEKGLFKTLCPKLVESAALILEKKLDAWEADQRK, translated from the coding sequence ATGGATAATGCACAAAAAGCAGTAGCTACGTTTTCCCAAGGGTTAAACTGTGCACAGTCGGTGTTTTCCTCATTCTCGAACGACCTCGGTGTCGATGAGAAGACCGCAAAGAAAATCGCCGGAAGTTTTGGTTCAGGCATGCGGTACGGCGAAGTTTGCGGCGCCGTCACGGGTGCGCTGATGGTGATCGGCCTAAAATACGGTCCCTCCACTGGCGAAGATCTTGAAGCGAAGGCGAATACAAATGAAAAAACCGTGGAATTTCTCGATGCGTTCAAAGCGGAACACGGCTCAATTCTCTGCCGGGATCTTCTTGGATACGATATTCTGAAGGAGAATGAACTCGCGATCATCAAAGAGAAGGGCCTGTTTAAAACGCTCTGTCCAAAACTGGTTGAGTCGGCCGCCCTGATCCTCGAGAAAAAACTGGATGCATGGGAAGCGGACCAGAGAAAGTAA
- the fdhF gene encoding formate dehydrogenase subunit alpha, whose amino-acid sequence MTDLKYVTTTCPYCGTGCSFNLVVRDGKTVGVTPFTRSPVNEGKLCPKGMYAFEFVNSPDRLTTPLIKKDGKFVPASWDEATDYIAQKMKTFKPSEIACLASARTSNEDNYAMMKLARGVFKTTHIDHCARLCHSSTVAGLATSFGSGAMTNSILDIEQSKCLFILGSNTFEQHPLIGRRVTMAKKNGAKIIYADPRYTPTGKQADLYMQFRSGSDVAILNGLMQLIIKNGWENKEFIANRTKDYEAMKEIVMKDTYSPENVEKISGIPAAQLKQAAEWIGTSGATAILYSMGITQHTVGVDNVHSVANIQMLCGNLGRPGTGVNALRGQNNVQGACDMGALPVSFTAYQKVIDPAAHKKFEEGWGFPDGICEPKNGYEVTVMMDVLTDKPGELKALYIMGENPMLSDPDLTHVKHALEEVEFMVVQDIFMTETAEFADVVLPATCYAERDGTQTSTERRVQKWRKAQDAPGEAKLDWEIIAMVAAKMGYAAQFPWKTSEDVFNEMRMLTPSYRGMTYERLDKPEALHWPCPEETHPGTPILHGAKFAHPDGLGIFFPCEWKAPAEVPDAEYPFILTTGRCLWHWHTGTMTRRSDSLDHEVPTGWIEINTEDAAELGITDGEKVKAMTRRGEVIVGAKVTPDIMKGVMFMPFHFVECAANMLTNNALDPVCKIPEFKACAVKVEKIAEA is encoded by the coding sequence ATGACTGATTTGAAGTATGTAACAACAACCTGTCCGTACTGCGGAACCGGTTGCTCATTCAACCTCGTTGTCCGTGACGGAAAAACCGTTGGGGTCACTCCCTTCACCCGTTCACCTGTCAACGAAGGTAAACTGTGTCCAAAAGGCATGTACGCATTTGAGTTCGTCAACAGCCCCGACAGACTTACCACCCCTCTTATCAAGAAGGACGGTAAATTCGTTCCGGCAAGCTGGGATGAAGCAACTGACTACATCGCACAGAAGATGAAGACATTCAAGCCCTCCGAGATTGCATGTCTTGCATCCGCCAGAACCTCTAACGAGGACAACTACGCTATGATGAAGCTTGCCCGTGGTGTGTTCAAGACGACTCATATCGACCACTGTGCACGTCTGTGCCACTCCTCCACCGTTGCCGGTCTCGCAACCTCTTTTGGCTCCGGTGCAATGACCAACAGCATTCTTGATATCGAGCAGTCAAAATGCCTCTTTATTCTTGGTTCCAACACCTTCGAGCAGCACCCGCTGATCGGACGCCGTGTAACCATGGCCAAGAAGAACGGTGCCAAGATCATCTACGCAGACCCGCGTTACACCCCGACCGGAAAGCAGGCAGATCTCTACATGCAGTTCCGCAGCGGATCCGATGTGGCAATCCTCAACGGTCTGATGCAGCTCATCATCAAGAACGGCTGGGAAAACAAGGAATTCATTGCAAACCGTACAAAAGACTACGAAGCAATGAAAGAAATCGTCATGAAGGACACCTACTCGCCTGAAAATGTCGAGAAGATCTCCGGTATCCCGGCAGCCCAGCTCAAGCAGGCAGCAGAGTGGATCGGAACCTCCGGCGCAACTGCCATCCTCTATTCCATGGGTATCACCCAGCACACCGTTGGTGTCGACAACGTTCACTCCGTCGCAAACATCCAGATGCTCTGCGGCAACCTCGGTCGCCCCGGAACCGGTGTCAACGCACTTCGTGGACAGAACAATGTGCAGGGAGCCTGCGATATGGGAGCACTTCCAGTCAGCTTCACTGCATACCAGAAAGTCATCGACCCGGCTGCACACAAGAAATTCGAAGAAGGCTGGGGCTTCCCAGACGGTATCTGCGAACCGAAGAACGGTTACGAAGTCACCGTTATGATGGATGTCTTAACCGACAAGCCCGGAGAGCTCAAAGCACTCTACATCATGGGTGAGAACCCGATGCTTTCCGATCCGGATCTGACTCACGTCAAGCACGCTCTTGAAGAAGTCGAGTTCATGGTCGTCCAGGATATCTTCATGACCGAGACTGCCGAATTTGCAGACGTCGTTCTTCCGGCAACCTGCTACGCAGAACGTGACGGGACCCAGACCTCGACCGAACGCCGTGTCCAGAAATGGAGAAAGGCACAGGATGCCCCCGGAGAGGCAAAACTCGACTGGGAAATCATCGCAATGGTCGCTGCAAAGATGGGCTACGCAGCCCAGTTCCCGTGGAAGACCTCCGAGGATGTCTTCAACGAGATGAGAATGCTCACCCCGTCCTACCGCGGAATGACCTACGAAAGACTCGACAAACCCGAAGCACTTCACTGGCCATGCCCAGAAGAGACCCACCCGGGAACTCCGATCCTTCACGGTGCAAAGTTTGCCCACCCGGATGGACTTGGTATTTTCTTCCCATGCGAGTGGAAAGCACCTGCCGAGGTCCCGGACGCAGAGTATCCGTTCATCCTTACCACCGGCCGCTGTCTCTGGCACTGGCACACTGGTACCATGACCCGCAGATCCGACAGTCTTGACCACGAGGTCCCGACCGGATGGATCGAGATCAACACCGAAGACGCAGCCGAACTCGGCATCACCGACGGTGAAAAGGTCAAAGCAATGACCCGCCGCGGCGAAGTCATTGTCGGTGCAAAAGTCACCCCTGACATCATGAAAGGCGTTATGTTCATGCCCTTCCACTTCGTTGAATGTGCAGCAAACATGCTGACCAACAATGCACTCGACCCGGTTTGTAAGATTCCGGAGTTCAAGGCATGTGCTGTGAAAGTTGAAAAGATTGCGGAGGCCTAA
- a CDS encoding substrate-binding domain-containing protein — MKKLLSVLGVFLILFAVIFAAGCVTAEQQEPTQLKIATTTSLYDTGLLDAVQDYYLDKYNVDLLITSQGTGKAIASAKNGDVDVLLVHSPAQEAAFIDEGYGVNHRGIAYNYFVIVGPADDPAGIAGMTPEDAVTKLKELGDAGTEGIIFVSRGDNSGTHSAEKNIWKCAGFNYTTQITGSGPWYKETGAGMGDSLTTAGQLGAYILTDEATYLTYKKNNNLPLEVIIDEGTSLLNRYTVMTINPEKFPDTNVVDATDFTNWLISKEGQDFIGAFGVETYGKPLFIPMSTVANSTLPPFNIDCKTPVVVPTA; from the coding sequence ATGAAAAAATTATTGTCCGTATTGGGCGTGTTTCTCATCCTGTTTGCAGTCATCTTTGCGGCAGGGTGTGTTACCGCTGAACAACAGGAGCCCACTCAGCTCAAAATCGCAACAACCACTTCTCTTTACGACACCGGTCTTCTTGACGCCGTTCAGGATTATTATCTGGACAAATACAACGTTGATCTTCTGATCACTTCCCAAGGTACCGGCAAAGCCATAGCCTCCGCCAAGAACGGCGATGTTGATGTACTTTTGGTTCACTCTCCAGCACAGGAAGCAGCATTTATCGATGAGGGATATGGGGTCAATCACCGTGGTATTGCCTATAACTACTTCGTTATTGTCGGTCCGGCCGATGATCCGGCAGGAATCGCCGGTATGACTCCTGAAGATGCAGTTACCAAACTCAAGGAACTTGGCGATGCAGGAACTGAAGGTATTATCTTTGTTTCCCGCGGTGACAACTCAGGAACCCACTCTGCAGAAAAGAACATCTGGAAATGTGCCGGATTCAACTACACTACACAGATCACCGGATCAGGGCCCTGGTACAAAGAGACTGGAGCAGGCATGGGCGACTCCCTGACCACAGCCGGTCAGCTCGGCGCTTACATCCTTACGGACGAAGCAACCTATCTTACCTACAAGAAAAACAATAACCTCCCGCTTGAAGTCATCATTGACGAAGGAACCTCTCTTCTGAACCGGTACACCGTCATGACGATCAACCCGGAGAAATTCCCCGACACTAATGTTGTTGATGCGACTGACTTCACCAACTGGTTAATCTCCAAAGAGGGACAGGACTTCATCGGCGCATTTGGTGTCGAGACCTACGGTAAACCTCTGTTCATCCCGATGAGCACAGTTGCCAACAGCACTCTTCCGCCGTTCAACATTGATTGTAAAACCCCTGTAGTCGTCCCGACTGCATAA